Proteins encoded in a region of the Sphingopyxis sp. OAS728 genome:
- a CDS encoding acyl-CoA dehydrogenase family protein: protein MDFTYTETQDMIRDTLARFLGDTYDFETRQKFINSDSGRDPAIWTALAQELGMLGAAFAEEHGGLGGGALENAIVMEELGKVIGIEPYLPTVVIAGGALKAVGGAQADAMIPEIIAGNAIIAFAYAEPQGRYDLANLRTTAKKDGAGYVLNGHKGVVYAAPWATHLLVTARTGGNVRDRDGVSLFLIDANLPGIVRRDYPTVDGSRASEIYFENVAIPGDALLGGEGSGLPLIEQIVDEATVAVCAEATGVMQKLHEGTLEYTQQRKQFGVPIAKFQVLQHRMVDMFMEVEQARSMTIMGTLKLGLPANERMAAVSAAKAKVARGANFVGQNAIQTHGGIGITQELAIGHYFKRATMIEGQFGSHDYHMDRYERITLAD, encoded by the coding sequence ATGGATTTCACCTACACCGAAACGCAGGACATGATCCGCGACACGCTCGCCCGTTTCCTCGGCGACACCTATGATTTCGAGACGCGCCAGAAGTTCATCAATTCGGACAGCGGCCGCGACCCAGCGATCTGGACCGCGCTTGCGCAGGAATTGGGCATGCTCGGCGCAGCTTTCGCCGAAGAACATGGCGGCCTCGGCGGGGGGGCGCTGGAAAATGCGATCGTGATGGAGGAACTCGGCAAGGTCATCGGGATCGAGCCCTATCTGCCGACCGTCGTCATCGCTGGCGGCGCGCTCAAGGCCGTTGGCGGCGCGCAGGCCGACGCGATGATCCCCGAGATCATCGCGGGCAATGCGATCATCGCTTTCGCCTATGCCGAGCCGCAGGGTCGCTATGACCTTGCCAACCTGCGCACCACCGCGAAGAAGGACGGCGCGGGTTATGTGCTGAACGGCCACAAGGGCGTCGTATACGCCGCGCCGTGGGCGACGCATCTGCTCGTCACCGCGCGCACCGGGGGCAATGTCCGTGATCGCGACGGCGTGTCGCTGTTCCTGATCGACGCCAATTTGCCCGGGATCGTCCGCCGTGACTATCCGACTGTCGATGGAAGCCGCGCGTCCGAAATCTATTTCGAAAATGTCGCGATCCCCGGCGATGCGCTTCTCGGCGGCGAAGGCTCCGGGCTGCCGCTGATCGAACAGATCGTCGACGAAGCGACCGTCGCGGTGTGTGCCGAGGCGACCGGCGTGATGCAGAAACTGCATGAAGGCACGCTTGAATATACGCAGCAGCGCAAGCAGTTCGGGGTGCCGATCGCGAAGTTCCAGGTGCTCCAGCACCGCATGGTCGACATGTTCATGGAGGTCGAACAGGCGCGCTCGATGACGATCATGGGGACGCTGAAACTGGGCCTGCCCGCGAACGAGCGCATGGCGGCGGTCTCGGCTGCGAAGGCAAAGGTCGCGCGCGGCGCCAATTTCGTCGGGCAGAATGCGATCCAGACGCACGGCGGCATCGGTATCACGCAGGAACTGGCGATCGGCCATTATTTCAAGCGCGCGACGATGATCGAGGGCCAGTTCGGCAGCCACGATTATCATATGGACCGCTATGAACGGATCACGCTGGCCGACTAA
- a CDS encoding acyl-CoA dehydrogenase family protein codes for MDMEFSPEDLAFQQEVRQFIAENYPADLRDKQDEGEEMSKEDFLAWHKILYKKGWIAPAWPVEYGGTGWTPTQRFIWSEETARADCIRLMPFGLAMVGPVIYTFGTPEQKAHFLPRILSGEDWWCQGYSEPGSGSDLASLRTTAVADGDDYIVNGQKTWTTLAQHADWGFFLVRTDKEAKQQEGISFLLIDMKSPGITVRPIITLGGEHEVNEVWLEDVRVPQSQRVYEENKGWTCAKFLLAHERTGIAGVAASKRGIEKVKAIARTELDGDKPLLANAFFKRKVAELEVDLAALEFTELRSLAGPNAGRGPGPESSLLKIKGSEIQQRLTELTLEAVGHYGAPYFRGFGEGDNEHPIGPDYAHRAAPTYFNMRKTTIYGGSNEIQRNIIAKMVLGL; via the coding sequence ATGGACATGGAATTCAGCCCCGAGGATCTGGCCTTCCAACAGGAAGTTCGCCAGTTCATCGCCGAAAATTACCCCGCCGACCTGCGCGACAAGCAGGATGAAGGCGAAGAAATGTCCAAGGAGGATTTTCTCGCCTGGCACAAGATCCTGTACAAAAAGGGCTGGATCGCACCCGCATGGCCGGTCGAATATGGCGGCACCGGCTGGACGCCGACGCAGCGTTTCATCTGGTCCGAAGAGACCGCGCGCGCCGATTGCATTCGCTTGATGCCCTTTGGCCTCGCGATGGTCGGCCCGGTTATCTACACCTTTGGCACGCCCGAACAGAAAGCCCATTTCCTGCCGCGCATCCTGTCGGGGGAGGACTGGTGGTGTCAGGGCTATTCGGAACCTGGCTCGGGTTCGGATCTCGCTTCGCTTCGCACCACGGCCGTTGCCGATGGCGACGATTATATCGTCAACGGGCAGAAGACGTGGACGACGCTGGCGCAGCATGCCGATTGGGGCTTCTTCCTCGTCCGTACCGACAAGGAAGCCAAGCAGCAGGAAGGCATCAGCTTCCTTCTGATCGACATGAAGTCGCCGGGCATCACGGTGCGCCCGATCATCACGCTGGGCGGCGAGCATGAGGTCAACGAAGTGTGGCTGGAGGACGTCCGCGTGCCCCAGTCGCAGCGCGTCTATGAAGAGAATAAGGGGTGGACCTGCGCCAAGTTCCTGCTCGCGCACGAACGCACCGGCATCGCGGGTGTCGCGGCATCGAAGCGCGGGATCGAAAAGGTAAAGGCGATCGCCCGCACCGAACTCGACGGCGACAAGCCTTTGCTCGCCAACGCCTTCTTCAAGCGCAAGGTCGCCGAGTTGGAAGTCGATCTGGCAGCGCTGGAATTTACCGAACTGCGCAGCCTCGCGGGTCCGAATGCAGGCCGCGGTCCGGGGCCGGAGTCGAGCTTGCTCAAGATCAAAGGGTCGGAGATCCAGCAGCGGCTTACCGAACTGACGCTCGAGGCCGTCGGACATTATGGTGCGCCCTATTTCCGCGGCTTTGGCGAAGGCGACAACGAGCACCCGATCGGGCCGGACTACGCACACCGCGCGGCGCCGACCTATTTCAACATGCGCAAGACGACGATCTATGGCGGGTCGAACGAGATCCAGCGCAACATCATCGCGAAGATGGTGCTCGGCCTCTGA
- a CDS encoding PAS domain-containing protein: MAAAQEPQRVSAADFIRGFANWRLQAARKPVVVTHHGKDAHVLISLDDYRRLDGDPARDIASTADMLQESRASLVDSFRDPVILIDRQRRIIAVNPAASDILETPAARLLGENLVAAVPSLADSLVFQYIIRLIDHRERFSGDIPGMLRPRQWLHIDLVPLPIGGAIVLRDVSEAMEGFAAGDMRQAMLDAVEIDGGIGHARISVRETVEAANAMLTGLLGVEAAAIRRVRFSALLAVGQRGAFVEALESVFRSGQPVRIASQMVTRDGAVIDVNLSIVEVRGAYASDGAVILVTPRAAR; this comes from the coding sequence GTGGCAGCAGCGCAGGAACCGCAGCGCGTATCGGCGGCAGATTTTATCCGCGGCTTTGCCAATTGGCGATTGCAGGCGGCGCGCAAGCCCGTGGTCGTGACGCATCACGGCAAGGATGCGCATGTACTGATTTCGCTCGACGATTATCGCCGTCTCGATGGCGATCCGGCGCGCGACATCGCTTCGACGGCCGATATGCTACAGGAATCGCGTGCAAGTCTTGTCGACTCGTTTCGGGACCCTGTAATCCTGATCGATCGGCAACGGCGGATCATAGCGGTCAATCCCGCGGCATCGGATATTCTGGAAACTCCCGCGGCCCGATTGCTCGGAGAGAATCTGGTCGCTGCGGTGCCGAGCTTGGCGGACAGCCTGGTGTTTCAGTACATCATTCGCTTGATCGACCATCGCGAGCGTTTTTCCGGTGACATTCCGGGCATGCTCCGTCCGCGCCAGTGGCTACATATCGACCTGGTTCCCCTACCAATCGGCGGTGCAATCGTACTGCGCGATGTTAGTGAGGCGATGGAGGGTTTCGCCGCAGGCGACATGCGGCAGGCGATGCTCGACGCGGTCGAGATCGACGGCGGCATCGGGCATGCGCGCATTTCAGTGCGCGAAACGGTCGAGGCGGCGAACGCGATGCTGACCGGCCTTTTGGGAGTCGAAGCCGCCGCCATCCGCCGCGTGCGTTTTTCGGCGCTGTTGGCGGTCGGGCAGCGCGGCGCCTTTGTCGAGGCACTCGAATCGGTCTTCCGGTCGGGCCAGCCCGTCCGCATCGCGTCGCAGATGGTCACGCGCGACGGCGCGGTCATCGATGTCAACCTCTCGATTGTCGAGGTTCGTGGCGCTTACGCCAGCGACGGTGCCGTCATCCTCGTAACGCCCCGCGCCGCGCGTTAG
- a CDS encoding TadG family pilus assembly protein, whose translation MTIASFLRSLRRHRGASISITTAFGMTMLIGAAAFAVDLGSLYLDRRKLQGIADAAAMAAAGRPGEEQAAAERIIAANCDCDIRIAVLNRGTYTADPSIQAERRFAAGGASPNAVRITLTRDRPLFFGSFLTGRDDSIIRATATGARRGYAAFSLGSRVAALNGGLPNALLSSLTGSQVNLSVMDYNALASTDIDLLAFSDALRTEIDADVLTFGQTLDAQVTLPQVVSALAAASDGQTATALEHIADRALPRPLLPSRAIDLGPRSSSIRVDAANPVKVNALSLLRSILLLGNANRQVDLSLASSLPGGSGINIALMIGEPPVGSPLIAVTDTNDVIVRTAQVRLKIDTRVATPLASVHVPLLAELGSASARITDIDCRPNSGAAVKLGVVTSPAMVAIGTVADSDFKDMKRPLDPTPARVVKLPLVSVDAEAELTLSDLNEKQVAFSRSEIDGGQVKTVSSTGLVAGAAKSLSDRMELDVNVLGLVLNLKALTMTIGETVALAAPVLDTVLSDLTGLLGVHVGQADARVNALRCGKARLV comes from the coding sequence ATGACCATCGCATCCTTCCTTCGCAGCCTTCGCCGTCATCGCGGCGCGAGCATCAGCATCACGACGGCGTTCGGCATGACGATGCTGATCGGGGCGGCGGCGTTCGCGGTCGATCTCGGCTCGCTCTACCTCGACCGCCGCAAATTGCAGGGCATCGCCGATGCCGCAGCGATGGCGGCGGCGGGGCGGCCCGGCGAGGAGCAGGCGGCGGCGGAGCGTATCATCGCGGCCAATTGCGATTGCGACATCCGCATCGCTGTATTGAATCGCGGCACGTACACCGCCGACCCGTCGATCCAGGCCGAGCGGCGCTTTGCCGCCGGCGGCGCATCGCCGAATGCGGTACGCATCACGCTGACGCGCGACCGCCCGCTGTTCTTCGGCAGCTTTCTGACGGGCCGGGACGACAGCATCATTCGAGCGACCGCGACCGGTGCGCGGCGCGGCTATGCGGCATTCTCGCTCGGATCGCGCGTCGCGGCGCTGAACGGTGGCCTGCCCAACGCGCTGCTGTCGAGCCTGACCGGCAGCCAGGTCAATCTGTCGGTGATGGATTACAATGCGCTCGCCAGCACCGACATCGACCTGCTTGCCTTTTCGGATGCGCTGCGCACCGAAATCGACGCCGATGTACTGACCTTTGGCCAGACGCTCGACGCCCAGGTGACGTTGCCGCAGGTCGTGTCGGCGCTGGCGGCGGCGTCCGACGGGCAAACGGCGACCGCGCTCGAGCATATCGCCGACCGCGCGCTGCCGCGCCCACTGTTGCCCTCGCGGGCGATCGACCTTGGGCCGCGGTCGTCGAGCATCCGCGTCGACGCCGCCAATCCGGTGAAGGTCAACGCGCTCAGCCTGCTTCGATCGATCCTGCTGCTTGGCAATGCGAACCGTCAGGTCGACCTGTCGCTGGCGAGCAGCCTGCCGGGCGGATCGGGGATCAACATCGCGCTGATGATCGGCGAGCCGCCGGTGGGGTCGCCGCTGATCGCGGTCACCGACACCAACGACGTCATCGTCCGCACCGCGCAGGTGCGTCTGAAGATCGATACGCGCGTCGCGACGCCGTTGGCGAGCGTCCATGTCCCGCTCCTCGCCGAACTCGGGTCCGCGTCGGCGCGCATCACCGACATCGATTGCCGGCCGAACAGCGGCGCCGCCGTGAAACTTGGTGTCGTGACGTCACCTGCAATGGTAGCGATCGGGACGGTCGCGGATTCCGATTTTAAGGACATGAAGCGCCCGCTTGATCCGACGCCGGCGCGCGTGGTGAAACTTCCGCTCGTCAGCGTCGATGCAGAGGCCGAGCTGACCCTGTCGGACCTTAATGAAAAGCAGGTCGCCTTTTCGCGCAGCGAAATCGATGGCGGGCAGGTGAAGACGGTTTCGAGCACGGGATTGGTCGCCGGCGCCGCCAAATCGCTCTCGGACCGCATGGAGCTCGACGTCAACGTCCTCGGGCTTGTCTTGAACCTGAAGGCGCTGACAATGACGATCGGTGAGACCGTGGCGCTGGCCGCGCCGGTGCTCGACACGGTGCTGTCGGATCTCACCGGCCTGTTGGGGGTGCATGTCGGCCAAGCCGATGCGCGGGTCAATGCGCTGCGCTGCGGCAAGGCGCGACTGGTTTGA